From the Trifolium pratense cultivar HEN17-A07 linkage group LG4, ARS_RC_1.1, whole genome shotgun sequence genome, the window CATAACTGAAGAGAACTCAAAAGTCTATCTTAAAAACTTATTGATAtcattacttaaaaagttagtAAAACCATAGCATTTGCTACAAAACATCTGCCTTCTAATCACAAGTTCGGATtatctgcaaaaaaaaaaatgaaactgtAAGTCAATTACTATTACAGTGGAAACTTGtccataaattaaatatataacttAAGCAAAAGCTTTTTCACTTGAATATTGATATCCACACAGATCAATTCCAAGTCTGATGGACAGGTCTAGAattgtttttggccaaaaaATATGTCTTCCAATAATATAATGTACATGTTAGAAGTCTCAAGTAAGAGGCAAAAATAtccaattctcaccttacaaacccgttttgtaggattgagtcGGGCACAATATTCAATTCTAAGAGTATAGATTGATTCAATTTCATGAAGTACAAGCTATTTAACTTAGTTTTGAAATAAAGTTAGACAAGTAAATTTAATTCCTACTCAAAGAAAGAAATATTTACCATGTCACAACTTCCCATTCCTACAAATCGGTTCTTGAGATCTTCCAGATTCTTCGAATTATATTGTGAATAAAATGGCGTACATGCTAAGGATATCTGGAACTCCTTCAAAACTGTTGCATTCTCTAAGAAAAACACAACGATTTGGATTTCACGTTCATATCCATCAAAATTTGTAATGTGAAGCTTCTTGAGAGAAGATTTGATACAACAAGGCACTGGAATTGATTTCCAACCATGATTATCGTCGTGTCTTAATCTGCCACTTCCCtgaatacaaataaaaatgaattaacaAGTCAATGGATGGAAATAATATCATTGTTAAGCAGGATATAAAGTGTACCAGAGGAAAAACAAGAACTTCCAGTTTAGGACACTTTAGAAGGAATTTTGTGAATGATGTTCTACTGAAAGAGCAAATGTCTGAATCCAGACAAAGATGTGTCAAATTGTGGAACTCCGGAAGGAGATGGAAACGATCATTTACATAGGGAGATTCCtagaaaaggaaacaaaaatatatttacataaaaaacACAAGTAAAAGCAGAAACATCGGTCAATATGCATTATCttataaacaatattaattaaaaagatgAATGAAGATGAGGAGAAAAAAAGATAATACATACCGTAAAAGTATCGTTTGATAGTGTGAGAGACTTGACACTCGCAAGTCCACTCAATAGCACAGCTGCACAATGAGAAACATATTCCTCATATTTCGAATTTGTCCTATAATGGAATGGAAAGTGTATGCTAAAAGCAATATATGCATCAAGCATGGAGGTTGGGGGGTTAACAATGACAAATTGTATGGTTGGATCACTTGTGCAAGTTAAAGATAAAAGATTGACAGCATCAATCTTGACAGAAAATTTATCACAGTCAACACAATTTAGACAATCAGGGTTGAAACGGATTGTCAATATCCTCAATGTTGAAATAGCAATAGTGATCTGCTTTATGCACCACCAATAACAATAATTCAAAGTTAACTCTTCTAGGAGAGGGCACCCAGAAAAAAATTCTTCAACTGATTCGTCATTTGCAAAGATAGCATACGAAAGATTTAACGTCTTAAGGCTAGGGAACTGAATACTATTAGAAATATATAGAGTATATCCACCAAGATTTAGTGTTAGTTTACTCAATGAATAAGATGCTGAGAAACCACGGGGTAAGACGCAACAACTAGTATTTAGATATTTTAGATCATCTATGGTAAATTGAAGATCTTGGACTTTGAGGCCGAGTAGAGAAGTTACCAAGGAAGTAATTTTGTGTGCATCAAGAGTAACTCGGGGTATACGAATGGTGAGCCTTTTAATTTCCATTAGATGATCATTAGATTTGTGAAGTAATGTGGTGACTACATCTAAAAGTGAATATGATGGGTTTCGATTTGCATcatgataataaaaaatttgaaaatcaaagaCGGATAAATTGGTCCATAAGTACCTCCACTTTGTTGATAATATGGAAGTTTTGATAGCATTCTCGGTAGatagaaaagaaagaatatgaATTAGAATGTTATCGGGTACGTCACTAATCATGTCTATATTATTAGGTTTATTCCTTTTGAGTGATGCACAAGGAAGATGGACATTGGATACCATGCTGCTGCTAATttcttcaatcttcttcttctactcAAACATAATTAACTGTCTATAATTTCAGAAACACACTTATTCAGAATTTAAATAATTacatagaaaaacaaaataggaCAACACTTGTTCAGAATCAAATAATTAGgtatttgaatttaaatattGCAGAAGAAAATCAATCATACCTTACTGCCAAGATACAGCGGGGTATGGTGCAGCCTAATCCTATTTCTAAAGTTCACCTTGCGAACCAGCAATTCAGAATCAATACCTCGTTGAAATCAATATCTCGATGAAAATTCACAGAAAATTTGTGacatcatttttttgttttgcccTGGTGGAATATCTATACTTATTCCacacctatatatatatataaagatttacaaaattttgttaagcagttattttattaacaaactcaccataacatatgatatattttttttagtataaatttttttttattaacaaactcgcTATAAcataatgatgatttttttaggagaaaaaaaaaatacaagtgaaactattattttgtttctgtaaaatttattagtaaatcaataaatttattttagtaacaCTATTAtctcgtgtatatttttaaataaattataattaatgtgttataattattcaatttttgtttttttttttatagaataaattttctataatctttttattgtttttgtcctattttatgcatagtttttattttttattgtttagtgaaatttttatgtatagatttttctgttttgtttttatctataatatgttttattcatatttttaagcatatcatctttttattctttctatattttttattatttttagtgaattttttttgcGTATAGGTTGTTCTGTCTTGTTCTTATCTaagatctgttttttttttttaacatatctataatctgttttattcctatttttaagcatatcatctttttattgtatgtATCGtatattctttctttatttttttgtatttatctcatattctttcaatatttttgttagtgaaattATAATGAAGGATACAAAATTTAGAATGTGGTTAATTctactaaggataaattagtaaatttgatagtaatcattttaatatattagtagtagACTCTGAAATTCTAATTATAAACATCATTCTAACTATAtgcctatatatataaatttaaacaacaactaatctataaattttaaatatccTTAAAATTCTAAAcaagaaatataaattttaaaacctaatattatctttatttttatatcataatattatcttattttaaatatgtCCGCATGAATTTAGTAGATAGACAAAATATTAGAGAAAAGAGTAACCTTCGCGTTTGagcggaaaacgttttccgaaaaGTTAGCAAGCGAAAAACGTTTTTCGTAcaagaaaaaattcggttcttGTTTTTTGAAGTCAACATATCAGGGGCAAAATCGGAAGTTTGGGGGTAGGCGAGAAATAGGGTGGGTGAGAAGAGAAATTTTCTC encodes:
- the LOC123920987 gene encoding putative F-box/FBD/LRR-repeat protein At1g16940 isoform X2, producing the protein MLSKLPYYQQSGAVLLSGLASVKSLTLSNDTFTESPYVNDRFHLLPEFHNLTHLCLDSDICSFSRTSFTKFLLKCPKLEVLVFPLGSGRLRHDDNHGWKSIPVPCCIKSSLKKLHITNFDGYEREIQIVVFFLENATVLKEFQISLACTPFYSQYNSKNLEDLKNRFVGMGSCDMIIRTCD
- the LOC123920987 gene encoding F-box/FBD/LRR-repeat protein At5g22660-like isoform X1: MISDVPDNILIHILSFLSTENAIKTSILSTKWRYLWTNLSVFDFQIFYYHDANRNPSYSLLDVVTTLLHKSNDHLMEIKRLTIRIPRVTLDAHKITSLVTSLLGLKVQDLQFTIDDLKYLNTSCCVLPRGFSASYSLSKLTLNLGGYTLYISNSIQFPSLKTLNLSYAIFANDESVEEFFSGCPLLEELTLNYCYWWCIKQITIAISTLRILTIRFNPDCLNCVDCDKFSVKIDAVNLLSLTCTSDPTIQFVIVNPPTSMLDAYIAFSIHFPFHYRTNSKYEEYVSHCAAVLLSGLASVKSLTLSNDTFTESPYVNDRFHLLPEFHNLTHLCLDSDICSFSRTSFTKFLLKCPKLEVLVFPLGSGRLRHDDNHGWKSIPVPCCIKSSLKKLHITNFDGYEREIQIVVFFLENATVLKEFQISLACTPFYSQYNSKNLEDLKNRFVGMGSCDMIIRTCD